The sequence below is a genomic window from Syntrophorhabdaceae bacterium.
TATATATGCCAGGAAAGCCATACATAGTATATAGTAGATAGTATATAGTAGATAGTATATAGTAGATCGTGAACTTCAAAATCGATGCTGGATGCTCGATACTGGATGCCGACAATGATGGGAGTCACAAGAAAGGCAGTGGATAGTAAAAAAACCAGTGAATAGTATTTAGTATATCGTATATCGAAATAAACCTGGGGGATCTTTTGCAGTGTACTATATACGATATACTAAATACGAAATACGGCTTTATTCACCGGAAAATATTTCCTACATGGGTAATTTTTTCACACTGTGATGTCTATCGTGCGTTTTGAGACATCTTCATCAGCGCCGTCATCATAACCATCCCCGTCAGGTTCATCGAGCAGTTTTTTCCCATGGTAACTTCCGGACTTCTTTCTCCTGTCGGATATATTCTTTCTTTTTAGCTGAACGAATTCCTTTGAAATGGATAACTTCTTGTCCAGTGCCTGGACATTACTGAGTAAGTTTACATCGAATGGTTCGCTCATACTATCCCTATAACACTAATTCATTTCTATATTTTCAATCTCTTTCCGCTCCGGTGAAGCAAATATCTTTTTGAGCTCAAGCAAGATCAGCAAACGATCATTTAACTTCCCCACTCCTTCGATGTAATCCGATTCTACCCCGGCCACGATTGATGGTGGCGGTTCTATTGTATTACCGGGTATCCTCAGGACCTCGGAAACAGAGTCAACAATAAATCCAAGTACGAGTCCATCGAGTTCAACAACTATGATCCTTGTCGATTTATCATACACCCTGTTATGAAAACCAAGTCTTTTTCTCAAATCTATAATAGGTATTATTTTCCCCCTGAGGTTGATGACACCTTCAATGAACGAAGGCGCATTCGGTATCCTGGTTATGTTCATCATCTTGT
It includes:
- a CDS encoding chemotaxis protein CheW → MDDGKILQLVTFRLENEEFGVDILKVQEINKMMNITRIPNAPSFIEGVINLRGKIIPIIDLRKRLGFHNRVYDKSTRIIVVELDGLVLGFIVDSVSEVLRIPGNTIEPPPSIVAGVESDYIEGVGKLNDRLLILLELKKIFASPERKEIENIEMN